In Ctenopharyngodon idella isolate HZGC_01 chromosome 2, HZGC01, whole genome shotgun sequence, the following are encoded in one genomic region:
- the si:ch211-106h4.4 gene encoding MAM and LDL-receptor class A domain-containing protein 1 isoform X2 codes for MAVLGSNLQKPEVSNLLTPEYSPSTESCVQFWYRLSAGSGDSLSVHVLLNGELGPALWSLSGTTSDSWEVAEVTVSSPSKFRVAFRAELSPNSESFVLLDDVSVKTGACSPAGSCDFESGECTWINVANGVTDEHDWILADGHYRGPPIDYTTHTADGKFLLSQSQRNSQGQKSSSLLTSERIRLTGDSCFEFWYHINGSDPGILRVLLDSEATDQELLFETRVTGSNWENVSITVSETKPFQIHIEAQTGSEGYIAVDDIRLTNEPCKDITVESGVFVGCDFETDTCEWKDISVGQFVWERDQNGTTSANTGPSVDHTTGTELGWYMAVEASHGDQNSYAALQSPAMKEASNECLLEFYYHMFGEGIGELKVFLQEGPRRTPLWWMSGNHGDEWHRAELSVARTHQVFTLLFEATRTFSELGDIAIDDITFFNCTLPEPHESCQEGMFTCSNRVCVEPNRVCDYSDDCGDGTDEELCDVKGYKHRCSFEQGMCSWENSDLEAGWILQKGEQAWPKHGPPRDHTRNTAAGHYITPAHEIQTAEIISRTLLPSSDCTVRFYHYSHGDSTNSRLVVTLRMLRNGDDDKILWDKTVTQSFLWHRAEVTFSTSVKSKIVFQYVGNGETQASQTAVDDISFSVTCVHDPDNSELPVTPEPTMTPATATTTMTDAPSASTTVNPCKENEFHCWRSDGVTCIAAGAQCNYVLDCPLGEDEETCGPCNFENGQCQWSDISVGPNKWQRVKATDSTDLPTDHTTGTGHYMQTFIMDPSKNEAVFQSPSLPISSAYCQILFHFHIGAGSAGNLSVILQRGDDRKLLWTRSSSTSTEWVPEHLPLGKQDQTYRIIFSSQTSLTTSQTTALDDVSFHNCEQDYKPPDFSLATCSFEKDLCGWIQGAAEDLDWERWSGPTETPNTGPSGDHTSGKGYYLYINSSNHARTGDMAHLKSPLSPPTEPDGYCFTFWYHMFGATVGSLRMSIYDISSNHITLMWQRKGSQRNEWQLAQSHVKLTKVHQILIEASVGGLSGHIAIDDLSVTKGACAPTEGICDFEEGDCGWIQQADDDLDWIRVSGNNVKSKSIPGFDHTTNTANGSYFYMERAPTHVQGHRAIMTSPLYQTGDAKCLQLWYYMEGQGTGTLNVYQQFSDKDQPLLETKSGEQGGLWRFAQTPLTLSGSNYRIVVEGIAGQTEQGVIALDDVQVSNYPCTPSGHCDFEANFCSWMNLMEVDDADWLRAQAGTGNHTRPSVDHTTNTSTGYYLYMDSSVGFWGDTAMILSEIFTPDSRGHCFTFWYHMYGHNVGTLRLYINNRTIHNSGNKFGQIVWVESGDQGDVWMRGNIYVSYQEPFWFIFEFLKGAGPKGSIAIDDIHIISGPCDTDSTSPSPHSRDTVGIGVGVGVTLLVIFTVGAVLFVLNKKRKRESILEDDMLNRNFSYSPFDCNMSGLTSTAENGNSSDLRKISLSPDENDASFT; via the exons ATGGCTGTGCTTGGGTCCAATCTTCAGAAACCAGAGGTTTCAAATCTTCTGACACCAGAGTATAGCCCATCTACAGAGTCCTGCGTGCAGTTCTG GTATAGGCTGTCTGCAGGCTCAGGTGATTCGCTCTCAGTGCATGTTCTTCTGAATGGGGAGCTGGGTCCAGCTCTCTGGTCTCTGTCTGGAACGACTTCTGATAGTTGGGAGGTAGCAGAGGTCACTGTGTCATCTCCTTCCAAAttcaga GTGGCGTTCAGAGCAGAGCTCAGTCCAAACTCTGAGTCATTTGTTCTTCTGGATGATGTCTCAGTTAAAACTGGAGCTTGTTCCCCAGCAGGAAGTTGTGATTTTGAGTCAGGGGAGTGTACATGGATAAATGTTGCTAATGGAGTCACAGATGAACATGACTGGATTCTTGCAGACGGTCACTACAGAGGTCCCCCTATCGATTACACTACTCACACTGCAGATG gcaaaTTTCTGTTGAGCCAATCTCAGAGGAACAGCCAAGGCCAAAAAAGCAGTTCTTTGCTGACCTCTGAAAGGATCCGGCTGACCGGTGACTCCTGTTTTGAGTTCTGGTACCATATAAATGGAAG TGACCCTGGGATCCTTAGAGTGCTATTAGATTCAGAAGCAACAGACCAAGAACTGCTGTTTGAAACACGGGTCACTGGGAGCAACTGGGAAAATGTCTCCATCACTGTGTCTGAGACCAAACCCTTTCAG ATTCACATAGAGGCTCAAAcaggcagtgaaggatacatcgCAGTGGATGATATTAGATTGACAAATGAGCCATGTAAAG ACATCACCGTGGAAAGTGGAGTGTTTGTTGGGTGCGACTTTGAGACAGACACTTGTGAATGGAAAGATATCAGTGTTGGGCAGTTTGTTTGGGAGCGGGACCAGAATGGTACAACCTCCGCCAACACTGGCCCATCAGTGGACCACACTACTGGCACAGAGCTgg GCTGGTACATGGCAGTAGAAGCCAGTCATGGTGACCAGAACAGCTATGCTGCTCTACAGAGTCCTGCCATGAAAGAGGCCAGCAATGAGTGTCTGCTTGAATTCTACTACCACATGTTTGGAGAGG GCATTGGGGAACTAAAAGTGTTCCTTCAAGAAGGTCCAAGGAGGACACCCTTGTGGTGGATGTCTGGTAACCACGGAGATGAGTGGCATCGGGCGGAGTTGAGTGTGGCTCGCACCCACCAGGTTTTCACTCTCCTCTTTGAAGCTACCAGAACCTTCAGCGAGCTTGGGGATATTGCTATAGATGACATCACCTTCTTCAACTGCACTCTCCCAG AGCCTCATGAATCTTGTCAAGAGGGCATGTTCACATGTTCCaaccgtgtgtgtgtggagcCGAACAGAGTATGTGACTACAGCGATGACTGCGGTGATGGCACTGATGAAGAGCTCTGTG ATGTAAAGGGCTATAAGCATCGCTGCAGTTTCGAGCAGGGCATGTGCTCGTGGGAAAACAGTGACTTGGAAGCTGGCTGGATTTTGCAGAAGGGAGAACAAGCCTGGCCCAAGCATGGACCACCAAGAGACCACACCCGTAACACTGCAGCAG GTCATTACATTACTCCAGCACATGAGATCCAGACAGCAGAGATCATCTCCAGAACCCTGCTGCCCAGCTCTGATTGCACC GTGAGGTTCTACCACTACTCTCACGGTGACAGCACTAATTCCAGGCTAGTCGTCACACTGAGGATGCTTCGTAATGGAGATGATGACAAAATACTTTGGGACAAGACTGTGACGCAGAGCTTCCTCTGGCACAGagcagaagttacattttctaCCTCAGTTAAGAGCAAG attGTTTTCCAGTATGTGGGAAACGGTGAGACTCAAGCATCGCAAACAGCGGTGGATGATATTTCCTTCTCTGTGACATGTGTTCATGATCCTGACAACAGTGAGCTGCCAGTCACACCCGAGCCAACAATGACACCAGCTACAGCAACTACAACAATGACTGATGCTCCTTCGGCTTCAACAACAGTCAACCCTTGTAAG GAGAATGAATTTCACTGCTGGCGGTCAGATGGTGTAACATGCATTGCAGCTGGTGCTCAGTGTAATTATGTCCTAGACTGCCCTCTAGGGGAAGATGAAGAAACCTGCG gtCCATGTAATTTTGAGAATGGACAGTGCCAATGGAGTGATATAAGTGTAGGTCCCAACAAGTGGCAGAGGGTAAAGGCCACAGACAGCACAGACCTGCCCACTGACCACACCACTGGAACAG GACACTATATGCAGACATTTATCATGGATCCATCTAAGAACGAGGCTGTGTTTCAGAGCCCATCCCTGCCTATCAGCTCTGCATACTGTCAGATTCT GTTTCACTTCCACATAGGTGCAGGAAGTGCAGGCAATCTTAGCGTGATCCTACAGAGGGGAGATGACAGGAAGCTGCTCTGGACACGATCCAGCAGCACTTCAACTGAGTGGGTCCCAGAACACTTACCACTGGGCAAACAAGACCAGACTTACAGG atcatttttagcagccagaCTTCACTCACTACATCTCAGACCACTGCCCTGGATGATGTCTCCTTCCACAACTGTGAGCAGGACTATAAACCTCCAG ACTTTTCCTTGGCCACATGCTCCTTTGAGAAGGACTTGTGTGGGTGGATCCAGGGAGCTGCAGAGGACCTAGACTGGGAGAGATGGAGCGGACCTACTGAGACCCCAAATACAGGTCCTTCAGGTGACCACACCAGTGGAAAGG gGTATTATTTGTACATCAACAGCTCAAATCATGCTAGAACTGGGGATATGGCTCATTTGAAGTCTCCTCTGTCGCCCCCCACTGAACCTGATGGGTATTGCTTCACGTTCTGGTATCACATGTTTGGAGCAACAGTGGGATCATTAAGAATGTCTATATATGACATTTCATCCAACCACATCACATTA ATGTGGCAAAGGAAGGGGTCTCAGAGGAATGAATGGCAGTTGGCTCAGAGTCATGTGAAACTGACAAAAGTTCATCAGATATTAATTGAGGCTTCAGTTGGAGGACTGTCTGGGCACATTGCTATAGATGATTTATCTGTCACTAAAGGTGCCTGTGCTCCCACAG AGGGTATTTGTGACTTTGAAGAGGGGGATTGTGGCTGGATACAACAGGCCGACGATGACCTGGACTGGATCCGAGTGTCAGGAAATAATGTAAAATCTAAATCTATACCTGGTTTCGACCATACAACCAACACAGCAAATGGATCCTACTTTTATATGGAAAGAGCGCCTACCCATGTGCAAGGACATCGTGCAATAATGACATCTCCTCTGTATCAAACAG GTGATGCCAAGTGTCTCCAGCTATGGTATTACATGGAGGGACAAGGCACTGGGACCCTAAATGTGTATCAGCAGTTCTCAGACAAAGATCAGCCCCTGCTGGAGACCAAGTCTGGAGAGCAGGGAGGACTGTGGAGGTTTGCCCAGACCCCTCTAACCCTCTCAGGGTCAAACTACAGA ATTGTGGTGGAGGGGATTGCGGGCCAGACTGAACAGGGAGTCATAGCGCTTGATGATGTTCAGGTTTCAAACTATCCCTGCACTCCTTCAGGACACTGTGACTTTGAGGCAAACTTCTGCAGCTGGATGAATCTGATGGAGGTGGATGATGCAGACTGGCTCAGAGCCCAGGCAGGCACTGGAAATCACACACGACCCAGTGTGGACCACACCACCAACACTTCCACAG GTTATTACCTTTATATGGACAGTTCTGTGGGGTTCTGGGGAGACACTGCCATGATTCTGAGTGAGATATTCACACCTGACAGCAGGGGGCACTGCTTCACATTCTGGTATCATATGTATGGACACAATGTTGGGACGCTCAGATTATACATCAACAACAG GACCATCCATAACAGCGGGAATAAGTTTGGCCAGATAGTATGGGTGGAGTCAGGAGATCAGGGCGATGTCTGGATGAGAGGAAACATTTATGTGTCATACCAAGAGCCTTTCTGG TTTATATTTGAATTCCTGAAGGGAGCAGGTCCTAAAGGAAGTATAGCCATTGATGATATTCACATTATTTCCGGGCCTTGTGACACAGATTCCACCTCACCATCTCCGCACTCTCGTGACA CTGTAGGTATTGGTGTTGGAGTGGGAGTGACACTTTTGGTGATATTTACTGTTGGTGCTGTCCTTTttgtgctgaataaaaaaagaaaaag GGAATCTATACTTGAAGATGACATGCTTAATAGAAACTTTTCTTATAGCCCCTTTGACTgcaacatgagt GGTTTAACATCCACAGCAGAGAACGGCAACTCCAGTGACTTAAGGAAAATTTCACTTTCACCAGATGAAAATGACGCATCTTTCACATAA